A genomic segment from Salvia splendens isolate huo1 chromosome 13, SspV2, whole genome shotgun sequence encodes:
- the LOC121762184 gene encoding ethylene-responsive transcription factor RAP2-13-like — protein MTATMNFWSSSSADVDTFKGGELMEVLESFMKTTNSSQLSSSSSSNPTSLSFPPPCSNDHFISIQTDPSPPSSFIPSNSSQFEPNNFQAQAHYLFNQAQKTQFESALGLNPIPMTQIRDIQAQYPYLTPTANGLGLGPRPVPMKQAGPPPKPAKLYRGVRQRHWGKWVAEIRLPKNRSRLWLGTFDTAEEAALAYDDAAYKLRGDTARLNFPHLRHNVSGGGEFATYKPLHAAVDAKLSAICQTLAEGKSIDAERAARKAAGLKNSRSKKAASAAAEASSSTAAKGGIVKKKNEPESAGSGDYYSPDSELVFPEEEQIEWDFESLEKYMPYGIDWSSI, from the coding sequence ATGACAGCAACAATGAATTTTTGGAGTAGCTCATCAGCTGATGTTGATACATTTAAGGGTGGAGAGTTGATGGAAGTGCTTGAATCTTTTATGAAAACTACTAATTCATCAcaactttcttcttcttcttcttccaatcCCACTTCTCTATCTTTCCCTCCACCTTGTTCAAATGATCATTTCATCTCTATCCAAACAGACCCTTCTCCCCCCTCCAGTTTCATCCCCTCCAATTCCTCTCAATTTGAGCCAAATAACTTCCAAGCCCAGGCCCATTACCTCTTTAACCAGGCCCAAAAGACACAATTTGAGTCCGCGTTGGGCCTCAATCCGATTCCCATGACCCAAATCCGAGACATCCAGGCCCAATACCCGTACCTGACACCCACTGCGaatgggcttgggcttgggccGAGGCCCGTCCCGATGAAGCAGGCGGGTCCCCCGCCGAAGCCCGCGAAGCTCTATCGCGGCGTGCGCCAGCGCCACTGGGGCAAGTGGGTGGCGGAGATCCGCCTCCCGAAGAACCGCAGCCGCCTGTGGCTCGGCACGTTCGACACGGCCGAGGAGGCGGCCCTCGCCTACGATGACGCCGCGTACAAGCTCCGCGGCGACACCGCCCGCCTCAACTTCCCCCACCTGCGCCACAACGTGAGCGGCGGGGGCGAGTTCGCCACGTACAAGCCGCTCCACGCGGCCGTCGACGCCAAGCTCTCCGCCATCTGCCAAACCCTGGCAGAGGGGAAGAGCATTGATGCCGAGAGGGCGGCCAGGAAGGCCGCGGGTTTGAAAAATTCAAGGTCCAAGAAGGCCGCCTCTGCAGCAGCTGAGGCTTCTTCCTCAACTGCTGCGAAAGGTGGAATtgtcaagaaaaaaaatgaacccGAGAGCGCCGGGTCGGGCGATTATTATTCGCCCGACTCGGAGCTCGTGTTTCCGGAGGAGGAGCAAATCGAGTGGGATTTCGAGTCGTTGGAGAAGTATATGCCTTATGGAATAGATTGGTCGTCTATATGA